The following DNA comes from Planktothrix sp. FACHB-1365.
ACTCTTGGGTTCCTTTATGAAAGGCTTCATAAAAAACAGCTATGGCGGGAATAAATAAAATTAAACCCAGATAAAGTAATGCAATGCCAATTAACAGCCATTGAACCCAAGGGAGAGGTTGAGAACTATCAGGTTTAATTGATGAACGGGATAACATAAAGAGTAAACCATCAATGAATATTAGACAAGAAGCATCAGGGAAAAAATCTTAACTTTTGAGAGAATAACGACGTCCCCACTGTTGCAGTGTATTAATTAACACTAATAAGAACAATGAAATGATCAATAAAACTGCACCAACGACGGTTGCACCGACATAATCATATTGTTCTAAGCGTTGAAAGACTAAAATAGGGGCAATTAAATCTTTAAAGGGAATACTCGAAGAAATAATCACCACTGACCCGTATTCTCCCACCGCACGGGAAAACCCAAGGGCAATTCCAGTTAAAATAGGAGGCATTAAGGGGGGGAGTAAAACTCTTAAAAAGGTTTGAAATTGAGATGCGCCTAATGACCATGCTGCTTCCTCTGTTTCCTGTTCCATTTCTTGTAAAACAGGTTGTAAAGTTCGCACCACGAAAGGCAACGAAATAAACAACATGGCAACGAAAACCCCTAAACGGGTGAAGGCTATTTTAATGCCAAAGGGGGCAAAAAATTGTCCGATC
Coding sequences within:
- the cysT gene encoding sulfate ABC transporter permease subunit CysT, which encodes MRIPVAQFNTQKPAFNNALKKLWRRFSFPWVFTFFYLIVMLILPFTALIRQSLMVSPQEFWKIAFSPVALSAYNVSFVTALAAGAMNGLMGTLIAWVLVRYQFPGKKLIDATVDLPFALPTSVAGLVLATVYSDKGWIGQFFAPFGIKIAFTRLGVFVAMLFISLPFVVRTLQPVLQEMEQETEEAAWSLGASQFQTFLRVLLPPLMPPILTGIALGFSRAVGEYGSVVIISSSIPFKDLIAPILVFQRLEQYDYVGATVVGAVLLIISLFLLVLINTLQQWGRRYSLKS